The genomic region CGGGTGTGAGACGAATAGTCGCCATCGTCCTGGCGGTGTTCCTGATCGGCGGAGTGGCAGCAGCCGTCGTCGCGGGCCGCGAAGAGCAGGACAAGAGCACGGCAACGAAGACCGTGCGGGGAGTGATCGGTTCGGAGAAGGCGGAGTTCTTCGCCGATCCGGATGTGGTGAAGGCCCTCGCTGCCAAGGGCTACACCCTGAAGACGGAGACCTCCGGGTCCTGGGCCATGGAGGGACTCGACCTCAAGGGGTACGACTTCGCGTTCCCCTCCAGCCAGGCCCCCGCCGACGAACTGGCCGCGAAGTACGACGTACGGCAGCCTCTGCCGCGCCCCTTCTACTCGCCCCTCGTGGTCGTGGCACACCGGAACGCCGCCGAGGTGCTGGCGGCCAACGGGCTCGCGACACTCGGCGGCAAGGGCAGCGGCAAGGGCAGCGGCACCTTGAAGATGGCCGCCTATCTCAGGGCCGCCGACCGGGACAAGACCTGGCAGCAGCTGACGGGCGCCGACAAGTACGGCGAACTGACCGGCACGCTGTTCATCTCCACCACGGACCCGACCACGTCGAACTCCGGCGCGCTCTACCTCGCCGCCGCCTCGTACGTCGCGGCCGGCGGCCGGGTCGCCGCCGACACCTCGGACGTCGGCAGCACCGCACCCCTGATGCGCAAGCTGATCGCCGTCCAGGGCGCCCAGCAGACGAGCACGGACGCCGCGTTCCGGGACTTCGTCAGCGGCGTCGGCAACCCGCTCGTCCTCGTGTACGAGTCACAGGTCGCCGCGCTGCTCACCCAGGGCCAGGCCGTCGACGACCTCACCGTCCTCTACCCCGACACCACCGCGAACAGCGACCACACCATCGTCCCCCTCACCGAGGAGGGCCGGGCGCTCGGTGAACTCCTCAGCACGGACAAGGAGTTGCGCAAGCTCGCGGTGCGGCACGGGTTCCGGCCGCAGGGCACGAGCGCGGAGTTCACGGCGGCCACGGCCGCCCACACCACGTATCTCAACCAGAAGCTGACCGGCGTCCGGCAGGCACCCGTGCCCGCCTCCAAGGTGCTGCACGAGATGGCGCGCCGGGCGCGGGGCTAGGGGGAACGGCAAGTGAGCAACCAAGCGAGCAACACTGAAGACACCTTCGTCCTGACACCTCCCGAAGCCGTCGCAGCCGTACCGAAGGAGAAGGCCGGCGGACTCGTGCCGGTCGACGACTCGGTCCGTACGGACATGGCGCGCAAGGCCGCCGAGTACGTCGAGGGGATCGCCGCGCTCGACGCCCGCTCCCCCGAGTTCGCCGGGAAGATCGGGGAGATCGCCGGCCTCGGCTCCGGCGAGATGCGCGGCGCGGCCGCCCAGTCGAACCGCATGCTGGAGCGCACGATCCGCAGCCTGCCCGCGAACGGCGAGGACGCCCAGTCCCGCGTCTCGTCCTCGCTCGTCGAACTCCGGCGCACCGTCGAGGACCTGGACCCGCGCGAGGTGCCCGGCGGCCGGGCCCGCAAGCTGCTGTCCCGGCTGCCCGGCGGCAACAAGCTCCGCGACCACGTCGCCAAGTACGCCTCCGCACAAGGCACGTTGAACAAGATCGTCGGCTCGCTCCGCGGCGGCCAGGACGAACTGCGCCGCGACAACGCCGCGTTGCAGACCGAGCGCGTTCGCCTCTGGGACTCGATGGGCAAGCTCCAGGAGTACGTCGTCCTGACGGAGGCCCTGGACGCGGCGGTCGAACGCCACATCACGAGCGTGGAGGCGGCGGACCCGGCGCAGGCGGACACCCTGCGAGCCGACGTCCTCTTCCCCATCCGCCAGAAGCACCAGGACCTGCTCACCCAGCTCGCGGTGTGCGCCCAGGGCTATCTGGCGATGGACGTGGTCCGCCGCAACAACGACGAGCTGATCAAGGGCGTCGACCGCGCGGCCACCACGACGGTCGCCGCGCTGCGCATCTCCGTGATGCTCGCCTCCGCCCTCGAAAACCAGCGCAAGGTCGTCGAGCAGGTCAACGCCCTGCGCGGTACGACGGAGGACCTCATCCGGGGCAACGCGGAGATGCTGGCCACGCAGAGCGGCGAGATCCAGCGCATCGCCGCCGACCCGGCGGTCGGCGCGGAGACGCTCCGCACGGCCTTCCAGCAGATCTACCAGACGCTGGACACCATCGACACGTACAAGGCCCAGGCCACGGAGTCCATGGCGGCGACGGTGGAGTCCCTGACAGCCGAACTCCAGCACGCGAGCGCGTACTTGGACCGCAGCCGCTCGCGGGCGGCACTGGACGGAGGCCTCGCATGAGACGGGCAGGCTTCGAAACCCGCCGCGCCACCCAGGGTGCCGTGGCCGCCCTCGCACTGGCACTCGTGACGGTGACGGTGACGGTGGCGGGATGCACATCGACACCTGACACCGAGAAGCCCGACCCCGCCTCCTCCGGCAAGGCGGAACCGGGCACTCTCCGCATCCTCGCGTCCAGCGAACTGTCGGACATGAAGACCGTGTTGGAGCAGATCCAGAAGGACACGGGCATCACGGTCCGCCCCACCTACATGGGCACGCTCGACGCGGTGGACCTCCTCGGAAAGAACAAGGCGAAGGGCACGTACGACGCGATCTGGCTCTCCTCCAACGACTACCTGCGCCTCAACCCCACCGCCGCGCAGCAGATCGTGTCGGAGACGCCGGTCATGTCCAGCCCGGTGGCCATAGGCGTGAAGAACGCCACGGTACAAAAGCTGAACTGGAAGCCGGAGAACGTCACCTGGGCGGACATAGAGGAGGCGGTGGCGGACGGCAACCTGACGTACGGCATGACGGACCCGTCCCGCTCCAACTCCGGTTTCTCCACGCTGGTTTCGGTGGCGTCGGGCCTCTCAGACGCCCAGTCCGCACTCACCGACAAGGACGTGCAGCGGGCGACGCCCAGGCTGGCGGAGTTCTTCAAGGGACAGAAGCTCACGTCCGGTTCCTCGGGCTGGCTGGCGGAGGCGTACGACCGGCGCGGTGACGTCGACGCGCTGCTCAACTACGAGTCGGTGCTGAAGTCGCGGAAGGACCTGACGGTGATCCGCCCGCGCGACGGCGTGGTCACCGCCGACTACCCGCTCTCGTCCCTCACCTCCACGAGCCAGGCGGTCCGAGACGACGTCCGCCGCCTCACCGAGGCACTGCGCGCACCGGCAACGCAACGGCTGATCACCGACCGCACCCTGCGCCGCCCGGTGGTCGCCTCGGTCCCACCCGCGACGGGCCTGGACGCCACCCGCCGACGCGAACTCCCTTTCCCGGGCACCCGTTCAGTGGCAGACGGCCTCTTGGACGCATACGAAAACAAACTGCGCCGCCCCTCCCGGACCGTATACGTCCTGGACACCTCGGGCTCAATGCGGGAGGACGGACGGCTCGACCGCCTGAAGAAGGCGCTCACGGACCTGACGAGCGACTTCCGCGACCGCGAGGAGGTGACGCTGATGCCGTTCGGCTCGGCGGTCAAGAGCGTACGGACGCATGTGGTGCGGCCCGAGAACCCGCGCTCGGGCATCGACGGGATCCGCCGCGACACCAAGGCGCTCACCGCCGACGGGGACACCGCGATCTACACCTCGCTGGAGAAGGCGTACGAGCATCTGGGCGCCGACGACGACACGTTCACGTCGATCGTGCTGATGACGGACGGCGAGAACACGAAGGGCGCGAGCCCGGCGGACTTCGACGGCTTCTACGGCGGACTGTCGGCAGCTGAACGGGAGATCCCGGTCTTCCCGATCCTCTTCGGCGACTCGGACCGGGGCGAGCTGGAACACATCGCCCAACTGACGGGCGGCCGGCTCTTCGACGCGCAGAAGGGTTCACTCGACGGCGCCTTCGAGGAGATCCGTGGCTACCAATAGGCCCACGAGGACCAGCAAGACGGGCACGACGGGCAAGACGGGCAAGCTCCTCGGCTACCTGGAGTCCCGCAAGAACCTCACGGGCAGCGTCGGCGGAATCGCCGGCCTGGCGCTGACGTTCACGGGAGTGGCGGGCCCGTACTGGCCGGTGGTGGTGGCGGGCTTGTACGGCGCGGGCGCACTACTCGCCCCTCCGGAGAGGCCCCCACTCCCGGACTTCCCGGACCCGTCCGCGCAACTGGAGGAGCTGCGGGAGGACTTCGACAAGCTGAGCACCTACCTCGCGGACATCGAGCTACCGCCCGCCGCGTCCGGCCGCCTCACCGAACTGTCGGAGTTGCTGACGGCTCTGCTTGACCCCGGCTGGGTCGCCGAGATCCTGGCCCAGGACCCAGAGGGGGTACACGCCCTGTCCCGGGCGGTACGGCAGGACATCCCGGAGGCGGTAGACACCTTCGTACGAACACGATGGTGGACGCGCCTGACCCCGGGCACGGAACCACCGGAACGCCATCTGGAGCGGCAACTGTCGTTGCTCCAGGAGGAGTTCGGCCGCCTGGCGGCGACACTGCGGGACGTCGAGGCACGGCGACAGGAGTCGCTTACGCGGTATTTGGAGGACCGGTCCGACTGAGGCGTCGGTCACAGGCTCTCACGGTGGTGAAGACCATCGTTCTCGACATCGGAGCCGAGTACGGGACCCGTGCGGCGGCCGGACGTGGCTCCCTGCGTTGAGCGCACGTGAGGTGGCGTACAGCTGGAACCTCACATCAGATCGGCCCCGCCCTTACTCTGACAGTGACGAAGCTGCAAGGAGGAACAGGCCTGATGTCTCCAGATGCCAGCCCGGACCCGTACGCCGACCCGCTTGTGTTCGGTCAGCGCCTCCAGATCTTGCGCACCCGCAAGGGCATGACCCGTGAGCAGTTCGGGGGGCTGGTCGGCAAGACGGGTTCTTGGGTGAAAGGGGTCGAGAACGGGCGCCTGAAGACACCCAAGCTCGAAATGGTCCTGCGCATCGCCGAGTTGCTGCGCGTCCAGGACCTGTCGGACCTCACTGGCGACCAGTCCGCGCACCTGGCCTTGTTCGCCGGCCCGGGTCATCCCCGACTCGCCGAGGTCAAGGCTGCGGTCGACGTTTTCCCGCTCACCGCACAGCGCGAGGCGCCCCCGGCCGCGCACCTTCAGTCGCGGCTCGCCCGCGCTTGGAA from Streptomyces sp. NBC_00878 harbors:
- a CDS encoding toxic anion resistance protein, whose amino-acid sequence is MSNQASNTEDTFVLTPPEAVAAVPKEKAGGLVPVDDSVRTDMARKAAEYVEGIAALDARSPEFAGKIGEIAGLGSGEMRGAAAQSNRMLERTIRSLPANGEDAQSRVSSSLVELRRTVEDLDPREVPGGRARKLLSRLPGGNKLRDHVAKYASAQGTLNKIVGSLRGGQDELRRDNAALQTERVRLWDSMGKLQEYVVLTEALDAAVERHITSVEAADPAQADTLRADVLFPIRQKHQDLLTQLAVCAQGYLAMDVVRRNNDELIKGVDRAATTTVAALRISVMLASALENQRKVVEQVNALRGTTEDLIRGNAEMLATQSGEIQRIAADPAVGAETLRTAFQQIYQTLDTIDTYKAQATESMAATVESLTAELQHASAYLDRSRSRAALDGGLA
- a CDS encoding substrate-binding domain-containing protein, which translates into the protein MRRAGFETRRATQGAVAALALALVTVTVTVAGCTSTPDTEKPDPASSGKAEPGTLRILASSELSDMKTVLEQIQKDTGITVRPTYMGTLDAVDLLGKNKAKGTYDAIWLSSNDYLRLNPTAAQQIVSETPVMSSPVAIGVKNATVQKLNWKPENVTWADIEEAVADGNLTYGMTDPSRSNSGFSTLVSVASGLSDAQSALTDKDVQRATPRLAEFFKGQKLTSGSSGWLAEAYDRRGDVDALLNYESVLKSRKDLTVIRPRDGVVTADYPLSSLTSTSQAVRDDVRRLTEALRAPATQRLITDRTLRRPVVASVPPATGLDATRRRELPFPGTRSVADGLLDAYENKLRRPSRTVYVLDTSGSMREDGRLDRLKKALTDLTSDFRDREEVTLMPFGSAVKSVRTHVVRPENPRSGIDGIRRDTKALTADGDTAIYTSLEKAYEHLGADDDTFTSIVLMTDGENTKGASPADFDGFYGGLSAAEREIPVFPILFGDSDRGELEHIAQLTGGRLFDAQKGSLDGAFEEIRGYQ